A window from Triticum aestivum cultivar Chinese Spring chromosome 6D, IWGSC CS RefSeq v2.1, whole genome shotgun sequence encodes these proteins:
- the LOC123145893 gene encoding uncharacterized protein, with protein MSLRQLLGWSDGEVMRPESKPCSRLMRHTAGIFSVGGGLAFWVLCRLHYGPRITVPRSLRWASCGAIGTSATAAMLVRLFSPECEPQNIAAFDRPEYKPA; from the exons ATGTCGCTACGACAGCTGCTGGGATGGTCGGATGGAGAGGTAATGCGGCCGGAGTCAAAGCCCTGCTCGCGACTGATGCGCCACACTGCTGGTATCTTCTCAGTTGGTGGTGGTCTTGCTTTCTGGGTGCTTTGCCGCCTTCACTATG GTCCAAGGATAACGGTTCCAAGGAGTCTTAGGTGGGCATCCTGTGGAGCGATAGGCACGAGCGCGACGGCAGCCATGCTTGTGCGGCTCTTCAGCCCGGAGTGTGAACCGCAGAACATAGCAGCTTTTGACAGACCTGAATACAAGCCTGCATAG